Proteins co-encoded in one Brassica oleracea var. oleracea cultivar TO1000 chromosome C4, BOL, whole genome shotgun sequence genomic window:
- the LOC106341050 gene encoding glutamate receptor 2.8-like — MMMTTTKTRNTFLSHFVLFLSCFVLMEVGLGRSPTSEIKVGVALDLKTTFSKICLTSLNMSLSDFYEDHPNYRTRLALHVRDSTEDVVQASAAALDLIKNEQVSAIIGPRSSMQAEFMIRMANKSQVPIITFSATSPLLTSIKSPYFVRATLDDSCQVEAIAAVVNSFGWRSVVAIYVDNELGKGIMHSLSDALQDVEVHRSVISTEASDDQILKELYKLKTRQTRVFVIHMASRLGFRVLQKARKIGMLEEEYVWLLSNGMTNMMRHNGRSLETMQGVLGVRNHVPKSKELEDFRLRWKRKFQKENPLMRDDVELNVFALWAYDSITALAIAVEKSNTKNLRYDNVSALSNNTTDLGTLGVSRYGPSLLEALSAIEFKGLAGEFKLLNRQLVASTFDIINVVGNEERIIGTWTPRDGLMNANLKKTTSLSKERLGPVVWPGSSYGVPKGWEVPTDGKKIKVGVPVKQGFFNFVEVTTNPITNVTTAKGYAIDIFEAALKKLPYSVIPRYYRIESPEDNYNYLVHQVYDGMLDAVVGDITITANRSSYVDFTLPYTESGVSMLVPLRDNENKNTWVFLKPWSLDLWITTGCFFVLIGFIVWLFEHRVNSDFRGPPHHQIGTSFWFSFSTMVFAHREKVVSNLARFVVIVWCFVVLVLTQSYTANLTSFLTVQRLEPRATNVKDLIRNGESVGFQHGAFVKDTLKGLGFPESQLKAFGSAEECDELLSNGTSKGGIAAAFDEVAYLKAILSKYCSKYAIVEPSFKTAGFGFAFPRNSPMTGDVSRAILNLTQGEEMVGIENKWFNRLSFASECPDPKTALSSNRLSLSSFWGLFLIAGIASFLAFLIFVGHFLYEHRHTLCDNTEGSLWRKLTSLFRTFDAKDIKSHTFKNSAVHNVSLPVTQCTPSPSTVQMRPWPRSMSLNREFELRRASFFMSEERLTTQPEHNKHGASDIESRAER, encoded by the exons ATGATGATGACTACTACAAAAACTCGTAACACCTTTCTGAGTCACTTTGTCTTGTTCCTTTCGTGTTTTGTGTTGATGGAAGTTGGTTTAGGACGAAGCCCGACAAGTGAAATTAAAGTAGGAGTAGCTCTTGATCTCAAAACAACATTTTCCAAGATCTGTCTCACTTCACTTAATATGTCGTTGTCCGATTTCTATGAAGATCATCCTAATTACCGTACAAGACTTGCGCTTCACGTCAGAGATTCCACGGAAGATGTTGTCCAGGCTTCAGCTGCAG CCTTGGACCTAATCAAGAATGAGCAAGTGAGCGCCATCATAGGACCAAGAAGCTCTATGCAAGCTGAATTCATGATAAGAATGGCCAACAAATCTCAAGTACCGATCATCACATTCTCAGCAACAAGCCCTCTTTTAACGTCCATCAAGAGCCCTTACTTTGTCCGTGCCACTCTCGACGACTCGTGCCAGGTGGAAGCCATTGCGGCCGTTGTTAACTCCTTTGGGTGGAGAAGCGTCGTGGCCATTTATGTGGACAACGAGTTAGGTAAAGGAATTATGCATTCTTTGTCAGACGCTTTACAAGACGTGGAAGTCCACAGAAGTGTGATCTCTACGGAGGCTAGCGATGATCAGATTCTAAAGGAGCTTTATAAGCTTAAGACAAGACAGACAAGGGTATTCGTTATCCACATGGCCTCAAGACTCGGGTTCCGGGTTTTGCAGAAAGCTAGGAAGATCGGGATGTTGGAGGAAGAGTATGTCTGGTTACTATCAAATGGAATGACGAATATGATGAGACATAATGGTCGTAGCTTAGAGACTATGCAAGGTGTGCTAGGTGTGAGGAATCATGTCCCTAAATCGAAAGAGCTTGAAGATTTTCGTTTGAGATGGAAAAGAAAGTTCCAGAAGGAGAACCCGTTGATGAGGGATGATGTAGAGCTGAATGTTTTCGCATTATGGGCGTATGATTCCATCACTGCATTGGCCATAGCCGTGGAGAAAAGCAACACAAAGAACTTAAGGTATGATAACGTTAGCGCTTTATCAAATAACACTACAGATCTTGGGACCTTAGGGGTCTCTCGCTACGGTCCAAGTCTTCTGGAGGCTCTCTCGGCTATAGAATTCAAGGGTCTAGCAGGAGAGTTTAAACTCCTTAACAGGCAGCTCGTGGCATCAACTTTTGATATCATCAATGTTGTTGGAAACGAAGAGAGGATAATCGGAACATGGACACCAAGAGACGGACTTATGAATGCAAATTTAAAGAAAACTACGTCGTTATCAAAGGAAAGGTTGGGGCCGGTGGTATGGCCCGGGAGTTCGTATGGTGTTCCAAAAGGTTGGGAGGTACCAACGGACGGTAAGAAAATTAAAGTAGGCGTTCCCGTAAAGCAAGGCTTCTTCAATTTTGTGGAGGTCACGACAAATCCGATCACTAACGTAACAACCGCAAAGGGTTACGCGATAGACATCTTCGAAGCTGCTCTTAAGAAGTTGCCATATTCAGTCATTCCTCGTTACTACCGTATCGAGTCTCCAGAAGATAACTACAATTATTTGGTCCACCAAGTCTATGACGGG ATGTTGGATGCAGTTGTTGGAGATATAACCATAACAGCAAACAGGTCATCGTATGTTGATTTCACATTACCTTACACCGAGTCTGGAGTATCTATGTTGGTGCCGCTCAGGGACAACGAAAACAAGAACACATGGGTGTTCCTTAAACCTTGGAGCTTAGACCTATGGATCACCACCGGTTGCTTTTTCGTCCTCATCGGTTTTATTGTGTGGCTGTTCGAACACAGAGTCAACTCCGACTTCCGTGGACCGCCTCACCACCAGATTGGCACCAGTTTCTGGTTCTCTTTCTCCACTATGGTCTTCGCTCACC GCGAGAAGGTGGTGAGCAATTTAGCAAGGTTTGTGGTGATCGTCTGGTGTTTTGTGGTGCTTGTGCTCACTCAGAGCTACACAGCGAATCTCACCTCTTTCCTAACGGTACAACGTTTAGAACCAAGAGCTACAAATGTGAAAGACCTCATCAGAAATGGGGAGTCTGTAGGGTTTCAACATGGCGCTTTTGTTAAAGATACTCTAAAAGGTCTAGGATTCCCCGAATCACAGCTCAAGGCTTTTGGTTCTGCTGAAGAATGCGACGAGCTTTTGTCCAATGGGACATCGAAAGGCGGTATAGCAGCAGCTTTCGACGAAGTTGCCTACCTTAAGGCTATCCTTTCTAAGTACTGCTCCAAATATGCAATAGTTGAACCTTCCTTCAAGACTGCTGGTTTTGGGTTT GCATTCCCAAGGAACTCGCCTATGACAGGAGATGTATCAAGGGCTATTTTGAATTTGACTCAAGGTGAAGAAATGGTAGGCATCGAGAACAAATGGTTCAACCGTCTCAGCTTCGCTAGTGAATGTCCTGATCCAAAGACAGCTCTTTCATCTAACCGTCTCAGCCTCAGTAGCTTCTGGGGTCTATTTCTAATAGCAGGCATTGCTTCATTCCTGGCATTTCTCATCTTTGTAGGCCACTTCTTGTACGAGCATAGGCACACGCTCTGCGATAATACCGAAGGTTCCTTGTGGAGAAAGCTAACGTCTTTGTTCAGAACCTTTGATGCGAAAGACATAAAGTCTCATACTTTCAAGAACAGTGCCGTTCATAATGTGAGTTTACCTGTTACTCAGTGTACTCCGAGCCCTTCAACTGTGCAGATGAGACCATGGCCACGAAGTATGTCATTAAACAGGGAATTTGAGCTAAGACGAGCTTCTTTTTTCATGAGCGAAGAACGTCTCACCACGCAACCGGAACATAATAAACATGGAGCATCTGATATTGAATCTAGAGCTGAACGATAG